A window of the Dyadobacter pollutisoli genome harbors these coding sequences:
- the rhuM gene encoding virulence protein RhuM/Fic/DOC family protein, which produces MENQIEIYQSSDGHTQIDVMFGKDTVWLSRNQLADLFGRDVKTIGKHVNNVFFEGELEKSAVVANIATTAVDGKVYQVDHYNLDVIISVGYRVKSQQGTQFRQWATQRLKDYLIQGYAINENRLNQKQQETQTLKDGIRILSRAIETQKGDANLTLLDQFAKGLELLDDYDHEKLDPKGITTRQAKYPDLSDYRNIIESMRRDFDSDIFGKEKDDSFHGSVAQISKGFGDIDFYPSIEEKAATLLYLIIKNHSFVDGNKRIAAACFLLFLESNDLLKSGGGVALISNEALASLTLFAAASKPEEMETVKKLIISVLNRNQ; this is translated from the coding sequence ATGGAGAATCAAATCGAAATATATCAGAGCAGTGACGGGCATACCCAAATAGACGTTATGTTTGGAAAAGATACTGTTTGGCTTAGTCGTAATCAACTGGCTGACCTTTTTGGTCGTGACGTCAAGACGATCGGTAAGCATGTAAACAATGTATTTTTTGAGGGTGAATTAGAGAAGTCGGCAGTTGTCGCAAATATTGCGACAACTGCCGTGGATGGTAAAGTATATCAAGTGGACCATTATAACCTTGACGTAATAATCTCAGTTGGTTATCGGGTTAAATCACAGCAAGGAACCCAATTCCGGCAGTGGGCAACACAGCGCTTAAAAGATTATCTGATCCAGGGTTATGCAATTAATGAGAATCGGCTGAATCAAAAGCAACAAGAAACACAGACTTTGAAGGATGGAATCCGGATACTAAGCCGGGCAATTGAAACACAGAAGGGTGATGCAAATCTGACCTTGCTTGATCAATTCGCCAAAGGCCTGGAATTGCTCGACGACTACGATCATGAAAAATTGGATCCGAAGGGAATTACAACCCGTCAGGCGAAGTATCCGGATTTATCGGATTACCGAAATATCATTGAGAGTATGAGAAGAGATTTCGACTCAGACATTTTTGGAAAGGAAAAGGATGACAGCTTTCATGGCTCTGTGGCACAAATCAGTAAAGGGTTTGGAGATATTGACTTCTATCCTTCAATTGAAGAAAAGGCTGCCACACTACTCTATCTGATCATTAAGAATCATTCATTTGTTGACGGAAATAAGCGAATTGCTGCTGCTTGTTTCCTGTTGTTCTTAGAAAGTAATGATCTTTTAAAATCGGGTGGTGGAGTAGCGCTGATAAGTAATGAAGCGCTTGCAAGTCTGACACTTTTCGCTGCCGCCAGCAAGCCTGAGGAAATGGAAACGGTTAAAAAGTTGATTATTAGCGTACTTAACAGGAACCAGTGA